The window tttcattcttctgcatgtggatgtccaattttcccagcaccatttattgaagagactgtctttcttccaatggatagtctttcctcctttatcgaatattagttgaccataaagttcagggtccacttctgggttctctattctgttccattgatctatgtgtctgttttagtgccagtaccacactgtcttgatgaccacagctttgtagtacaacctgaaatctggcattgtgatgctcccagctatggttttcttttttaaaattcccctggctattcggggtcttttctgattccacacaaatcttaaaataatttgttctaactctctgaagaaagtccatggtattttgatagggattgcactaaacgtgtaaattgccctgggtaacattgacattttcacaatattaattctgccaatccaggagcatggaatatttttccatctctttgtgtcttcctcaatttctttcagaagtgttctataggttttagggtatagatcctttacctcttcggttaggtttattcctaggtatcttatgcttttgggtgcaattgtaaatgggattgactccttaatttctctttcttcagtctcattgttagtgtatagaaatgccattgatttctgggcattgattttgtatcctgccacgctaccaaattgctgtatgagttctagcaatcttgggtggaggcttttgggttttctatgtagagtatcatgtcatcggcgaagagggagagtttgacttcttttttgccaatttgaatgcctttaatgtctttttgttgtctgattgctcttCGGTTTTAAGATCAACTCTTGTCATCGTGAATATCAATGATAAACATTTTATGCTTGTTGATGCTTACGAGTTGTCAGCATAATTATGCAGATACTATGTTGTGCAGTCCCTATGACCTTTCATTCTAGGCAGGCATTTATTATCACTCCAGCCCTCGCACTGACCATGGGCAAATATTATCCATGTATTACAGAAAAAGAAGTGAGGTGACCTTCCTGGAGGGGCCAGGCTAAATCCAGATCTCATGAGTCATCACTGAGTGCAATGTATTCACTTCATCTCTATTAAACAACCTGTCCAGTAGTGACAGTCATTAAACAAAACATGCATTCCAATATTACACTCCGAAGGAAACATGGCTGTCAAATGGGGTCATACCTCAGGATGCAAAATCCCTacttcctctctcctctggctTTTCCTGAACTCCAGCTCCTCTCAGGCAGCCTCCACactacagaaaagagaaagctcAGAGCTTTGGCCAGGTGGAAGCTGAAGGGGCAGTGAGTGTGGGCCCTTCCCTCTACCAAGCTCACCCACCATAACAGTTGCTTGGTGCCCAAGAAGATCCCACAGCCTGCTGCCTCTTAGCTGCTAACCCAAAACCAGCGGAAGAAAACAGATCATAACGTGGAATAGGAAGATTTTTTTATGAGATTTTGTTCACAGAGAACTTAAAAATTAGTATCCTACTCTATGGATCTTTTTGATACTAATTTTCTGTTGGTGATAATGAACATGGTGGAAACACAGGATTGTCAAGAACAGGTTTTTGCATCCTTCGATGTGCATACACATCCTCCGAATACTTTGAAAACAGATTTCTCTTCAGTAGGTTTGAGGTGGAGCCTGGAATGCTGTATTTCTGGCAAGCCCCCACAGGATGCCAATGTTGCTGGTCCCCAGACCAAATATTGAGCACATGGAACCAAATCACTTCTAACAGTCCTTATATTCTCCAGAATCTGTGAGAATGGGATAAGTCTGAAgattattaatgattttatttttcctgaaagcaACAACCAAAGAACAATGTAACtgatcttattttttcccttattaatttttttcagtggaaGTATGTGAATGAAACAATTTGTTCTCCCAGTGTCTTGGGAATAAATCAGGTGTTGGGTTGAATAggcatttcttcctctcttcgaTCCCCAGTGCTGCAGAGAAGGGCTGAGCTGCTTCCTGTGGGTTCATCCCCTTCTCAGAATTTTCCTGTCTAATCTTCTCTGCCTTTGCCtgattttttcttctataaagatTTAGCGGTTTTATTGATTGGAGACAGATTTTAGCAGGAATGTCACAGTAGTTTTAGCTTGTGCAGTTGGttgcattcttttaaaattagccTGAAATTAGATCACTGCTTAAGAgagccataaaaataattatcagtgCACAATATCTTACTCTAAATTATTTGGCTGCTTTGGGTCAGCCCAATCTAAATGCTGCagccttgattttatttttaacattttattttgaaaccaaAGACTCAGAAGAAGATGCAAAAATAGTGGTCTCATGTACTTTTCAACTAGCTTCCCCCAAAATAACATCTTACAAAACCatcatatattattaaaaacaggaaatctACACAGACACAGTAAACTGGACAGCAAGACTTATCTGGATTTTTGCCAGTTTTTACATgcattcttttttgggggggaggggagcataCAGGACCATGAAGTTATACAGATTCATGTACCCACCACCACAATCTGATTGTGAAAGGCCAGTATCCCCAGGATTCTGTCCAGTCCTACTCAGTTCTCATTCTTCACACTGTCTGTGAACCTTCTCATCCATGATCATGACGTTAGCTACCTTTTGTATTTGCATAATTCCCAAATTGATCACCCTCACCTCTCTCTTGGGCTCTATTCCTAACCCTTCCATGACCTATTTCTGGACACCCACTGGATATTTTATCTGCACTTCACACTTCAACTATTCAAAACTGAACCAGTAtcccttcatttttaaacttttctgtcTATGGGGATATTGCATCCTGTAGCCCAAGCCAGAATGCCCAGGGATCATCCTAGATGTACTCATCAACCATATCTCACCGTCACATAATAAACACAACTGATACTCATTTAGCAGCTACCATGTGCCACACATTCAATGTAAATTAGCTCACTTTTTCCTGAGAGCAACCCTAAGCTTTATCAGAAATGGCTCCAAGTTCCCTGAAGCCTAAAACTTGTACAGTTTTAGGatcccttttaaagaaaaagaacagaaaaatacaaatatcaggAAATCTTGCAGTACGCTATACTGTGGATGAACCCTGAAGAAAGATGTTGTGCTAAGTGAacaaagccagtcacaaaaggacaaatactgcatgactCTATTTACATAAGATATTTGAAATTGTTAGACTCATAGAATCAGAGACTAGCACGGTGGTTACCGGGGGGAGTTGCTAATGAATGTGTATGAAATTTCAGCTacataagatgaataaattctagagatctgctatGCAACATGGTGCCATCGTtaacactgtattgtacacttaaattttttaagaggATAGAGCTCATTGTTGAGTTATTTTTTTCacaagaaactaaaatttaaaaaagaaaattacaaataccAAATCagtacttacaaaaataaatacttggaAAGCCACAAGTGATGGGTCCTGAAAACTGACCTTTATTCGTTTCATGACACAACCGCTCCCAAGGCAGGGGCTATTCTTACTTCTGTTTTATGATAAGACaattgaggcacagaaagttTGCATACTTAACTTGACCAGGGTCTTCCTGCGTGGGAAGGCCCATCACCTGGTGGGCTCCTATATGATCTCCTGCCACTAAACAATTCTCCTTTGTCCATTCTCCATTCTGACCCCAGAAGCATCTGTGCATTGACCATGTCTCTCCTGTTCAGAATCTGTACTTAGTTTCTTATTACTTTTAGGATAAGAGACTCTTTTGCATGACTTCTGGGCTGTCTCTGGCACTTGATGCTGTGGGATGCTGAAGTGCCAATGGCTCTCCAATACTCCACACTTCGGCTTCTTTCCATATGCCTTTCCCAGGAttgctctcttccccttccctctaccCTCaatgctctttattatttttttccaaattagaaaTAGCATTATTAGTCACTTTTAGCTTATAAgagtaatacatatttaaaaatgaaaaaatatatatacaatacaaaAAAGCAGGAACATTAAATGAAAATCACCAGGTCTATAAACCCATTATCTAGGAAGAACCACTATTAACAATTTAGTATATACACTTTCCATATTTCCTGcatgtcagtgtgtgtgtgtgtgtgtgtgtgtgtgtgtgtatgtgtgtggtgtgtgtgtgttttagtctATAAAATTGGGAGATattactatgttttcttttaagattttatttattcatgagagacacacagagagaggcagagacagaggcagagggagaagcaggctccttgcagggagcctgattccagactgggatcatgccgtgagccgaaggcagacgctcaaccactgagccagccagtgtcccagtttttgtttttgtttttgtttttgtttttgtttgtttttttgttttttcatttttatcaatcTACCAGACTCTTGCCccaaatattttgttgttgttattttaatgcATCTCTTTGGTAACTGGGAAGGCCAAGCATCTCTTTATGTGTTTCTTCTATTAAGAACTGCCAAAGGATATGTATCCTTCTCTATTAAGCTTCTACTAAAGATATTGGTTATGTATGTTAGAATATTATTTCAACTTTATCCTTAGTCCTTTGACTTTGTAATGATGTAATTTGGAATGATTTAATTTGTAAATCATACTAATACTGTTGGTATCGTTAGAATAACAACCACACATTTTTATCTCTGTAGCACCACAATCTAGTACAATGCCTGCAAGAATGGGTGGTCAACaagtatttgtagaatgaatgagtgGACTAAAGTTACATCACCTCATTTTAGGGTGCCCAATATATTGGGGATAAAGTCTCATCCTCTGATTTCCTTATCCTTTTTTACACAGAACCAAGAGCCAAATCCTATGAATTTCACCTTCAAAATGCTTTAAACATCCCACTATTGCCACTCTAGTTCAAACTACTGTCATCCCTTACCTGAATTTCTGTCACAGGTTTCTCTTTCTGGTCTCTCTAACTCAATCTTTTCTCCATCTGTGACcacagttttctaaaataaaatctgttcacTTCACTCTCCTGTTTAAAATCCTTGAATCATTCTATACTGCCTGGAGAAcaaatgtaaaatctttaaaaaatggtctaAGAGTCCCCATAAAAATCAGGTCGGATTTCCCATCtcaacttcatttcttcttcctccctctctttacACCTCCTGTGCTCTAGCCACACTACACTTTCAGCTGTTTGAGAACAAACTatgctttctatattttttgctttctagATCTATTCCAAATGCCGCAATTGCCGTGGAAACTTGTCCTCTCTCTCCACTAAGATTATCAAACTACTATCACCACCATCAGCACCACCAGTACCACAATAACCATCCTTGCCTTGGGTACCTTTCTCTAAATTTCTGTACTTCCTCATTATTTTGAAGATAATCTTATGTTTCTCTCCTTATTCCATCTTCCTGCCTGGATAGGAATTCTGGTTCagcaattttaaagaaacaaatatctGAGTACCTATTTATGATGCTCAACTCAGTTTCCAGCTGAAATTTTGAGCACAGCTGAGTTCTGAAAATATATTAGTTATAAAAGGCTAAAAGACTACACGTACTTTTTTTGCGATTTTAAAATAGTGTAATTGGAGTTCCTCTTAGAGCAGGGGATCTGAGAACAAACGGGGAAGTAGAAGTCAGTATTTTCTCAGCCTTGTTAGTTAAACGggcaaaggagaagcaagcttccctgGTTACATCTTTTCTCTCGCCAGTGTGATTATATAGTCCTTAAACTAAAGAATTTTTGGTTCAAACATAACAATAGATacatattaaaattacttttattaagctttaaaaacataatacagTCTCTGAATAAATGTGAATAATCATTTGCCTCGACAAATTTACAGTCCataatttatttgtgtattcctTATTCTTGCTGGAACATGGCTGAAGTCTAAATATTATCAACAAGAAAAGGattcaatacatatatattactatTCATAAACTAAAATGATCATGGGAACAAAATACTAaagctcattatttttctttcaaagaaattatcAGTTTAAGGTATTTTAAACATGTCAACaaaaaatactgtttcttttgttgcttcCTATCTCCTTTCCATTTTACCCACATGAGTCAGGTCTTCCTTAGCTGCTGAGATACAGGAATAAACGGGCATGTCCTCTCCCCTCACTGGGCTTACATGAGcttccaaataaacaaaaaccaatctggaaaatttttgaggaagaagggccatcaaaaataaaatagaatttcagcATTTAGAGCATGCTTATCAATCATTGAAATAGACTATTACTTccccaaatttccaaatttgcagccaagatatttttattcctccttactttaaaaaatttgccaATAGGAAGTTATTTCTAATAAGTCGTTTTATGTCTTTCCTGCTAGAGTTGCAAGCTTAAGTGTCAGAATCTAAAACATCTTGTCAACTTAATCAGTTCATTATGTGTCAAATGCAGTATTTAGAGAAGTCAAGCTATCTGCATATTTagacatttgttttatattttccaatcAATTTTTGctaaagtgaaaatttaaaagccTAATGTATCAAACCATAAGTTTCTTGagcataaaaataatgtattaaaaaacatattgcagggttttttttccttcacatacTTCCatgtttctttaaattaaatcAGCTATTGATTTGCTTCCAAGGTCATTGTTCCATATCTTTTTCTCCCAAGTGTTGACATCTTGTCCACATCActgtttattaagattttatatagCAAGAGGCCCAGACAGAACAAATAAACCATCTTAACTCACTTAGTCACTTAAAAGCCATTGCAGAAGCTATAGTaggaaaaatatagaattattagTATTGCAAAGGAGAGACATAGTAGTTTTATACTCTTCAAGATAATTGGTGTCATAGTATTAGCAGACACCTTAGTTATATGACATATAACATTTTGTCTCCAAATCTTGGTGTGATTTCACCACtgctttctgttgttgttgttaatttgggttttcattttcatttggaacCATAACTTATCCCAGTTGTGAAGGCTGCCTGGACTCTGATTTGGAATGTTTCCCAACCCAGGCATTACCCTCTTCAAAAATAATCTTTGCCCAGACCAGGAAATATATAAGGATCTGGGTTGCCATGCTTGACTTCAGGGTGACTCGAACATGACTTTGTGTCTTCTAACTCTCATTACTcctaaatgtaaaggaaaaatcaaagtaTTCAACTCTCATCTGGCAAACAGGAAAATTTCCCTCTGATTTCCATTACCTGTTTCCCTCATCCCTCTCTCACATTCACTCAGTAATTCACCAAATATCCACGAAGCCCAGCACTTCAGGAAGCATTGAGACACGGACCCAGGTTTGACTCTCCATCCCTCTGCCTTCTGAGGATGTTGAGGCCAGGGAGAGGATGGGACAGACCTTAAAATACAAAGTGCTCCTTTAAGTGCCTTCTGAAAGGTAGGATACTGTGCATAAGTAAAATAATAGTGATCCATAATCACAGTAAAGGTTATTCCTTTACCTACTCACGAGCAATCCTTCCTAGGCAAGTCACTTATGATTTCCTTCCAGAATTGAAGAATGCATTCCCAGAAGGAAGGTGTGGCTGCTGCTGGTGCTATGCTGGGCATGGGggcaggaagaagcagggagtGAAAGACTCTTTCATTCCCTTGACAAAGGCAGCCTTGCAGCTGGGGCCCTGGTCTGCTCTGCTAAGCCTTGGCCtcttgagaaagagcatgtgttCCTCTCATGATCTGAGACTTAGCCACTAGCCTCTGACAGCAGCCAGGAGATGTGGAAGACAGTTAAATGAcccatttaattttataaaatgtgggtcaacattttattttccctccaaaTCAAGACTATCTACTGAACTTAAACTTTTACCTATAATCCCTCTACCTTAGAACCAGGATGGTGAATTTCTGAGTAACCTGGGCATGTCAATATATACTTACCCcatcagcttcctcatctgtaaaacaagaaggTGGTAACAGATGTTCCTAAGGTTCcttccaaatgaaaacaaatatgatttttaaatcaagagaATTTCAAGCGACCCACACTTGACTGtcaaggaaaagaatatatatacatatatacaatataaaaatatataaaatatatgttaatatatattatatataataaatataaaatattagatatttttatgtgtgtatatatatttatatatatatataagatatttgCCTGTTTCCCTATCAgcctttttctatcattttagaTGACTTCTTATAACTCAGTGAGTGCGCTGTGTGTTTGTTATTCTTCCACTAACACCCTGgcttaaaacaagcaaaaatgtaAAGGTTTCTATTCTaatccaaaattttaaatgtggacACACGCACATAGCCTGGGATGCAGCATGAAAATGAAAGCCCAGATGAAATGTAACTCAGGAgttacattagaatcacctagcTAATTTGGTAGGTAAAGGCAAAGCCCAAgagttaatgtttttaaaaagttctaaatgatattgatgctgctggtccaggaccacattttgaaaaccactgctttttAGCAGAATTCCCATGGAGACCTATCTCCAGCATCTGTTCTCTTCAGATCCCTTCAAGTCAGGACGTGCCTCAGACAAGAgtttctctccacccccacccccaccccccatcccagtGTTTGTCAAATGTCAGCAAGTCCTGATGATAATGGTGTTTTCCTTCATGTCAAAGCATTTCCCACCTATCCCAATGGCCCACCAATTTCTCTGCTCCCTTGACTATTTCCTTGACAGGATTTCAAGCCACTGTGAAACTTGCATTTTAATACTCAGcatgatgtttttcttttgttttgttttctttttgcagaTTAAGAACTATCATTAGTGGGTATCCCTTTCTAATACCTGGGCCACTGTGATCCAAAACTCTGCCAAAAGTTCTGTGCTCCCCAGAACACAAAAGAAATGGAGAGGCCAGTCAAGTCAGGGTAGTGGAGCAGAATGTTTGCAGGACGTTTAGCTAACGTGCTTAGAGGCGCAGTGTCTGTTGTACCAAGTGTTTGTCTTTGCCTTAAGCAGGATCTAAGCCTAAGACGGTGAAAAGAAggattctgtttaaaattttcattttgtgggATTTGAGTAGATAGTCTTTAGTAACAGAGAAATACTCCTAATCACAGGAAATGCGTTTCAATTAATGTTTCTTTATAATCAATGTGTTCTCAGGTCCCTATACACTAAGAGGGGTCTAGAAAATAAATTACTCTGGAAGTCTATGGTATAGcaataaagaagaagaaggggtgTTTGTATGAAATAAACAACAGCGCTGGGTTGCCGCCGCCGCTGCCACCGTCGCGCCAGCCCCTCGGGTCTCAACAAGGCCGGGTGACGCTCCAGAATGGGAGACAAGCCAGTTTGGGAGCAGACTGCATCCAGCTTCATTCAGCATTACTACCGGTTATTTGATAACGACAGAACCCAACTAGGCGCAATTTATATTGATGCGTCATGCCTTACGTGGGAAGGACAGCAGTTCCAGGGGAAAGCTGCCATCGTGAAGTTGTCTAGCCTTCGGTTCCAGAAAATCCAGCACAGCATCACGGCACAGGACCATCAGCCCACGCCAGATAGCTGCATCATCAGCATGGTAGTGGGCCAGCTCAAGGCTGATGAAGACCCCATCATGGGGTTCCGCCAGATGTTCCTATTAAAGAACATCAGTGATGCTTGGGTTTGCACCAATGACATGTTCAGGCTTGCCCTGCACAACTTCGGCTGACCTCTTCCCAGCCAGGCACTCATGctgtttcctcctccctcctcttcctgatAACTATTCACACTCCTCCAGATGCTCCAAATATCATACACAAATGAGCGGGGCTGCGGTGGGACCGGGCGCAGTGCGCTGCTACTACCGAGGTATTGTGCATGATGTTTGGATGCTAGAATAGTTGCATCTGACAGGAGAAGTTTGTGTGGTACCAGCGCATGCCTTGGGAAGACTTAAGTAATGCaaaaggttgtcttttttttttttttttaatctactgacAAGTTGCTCTAGTAACCCAAAGAAGTGAAGGAGAAAGCAGCTGCCTCACCGCCTAGATATTGATTTGTTCAGAGGTTTCAATGGCTCATGAtataataaaaccacaaaaatattcttaaaaaaaaagaaataaaaaaacaatttcttgaGGTATTTATAGGACTTAATTTCTTAAAAGGCTGATACATTATGCTAGAGGTATAGTTATATACCCTATTCTCTTTTTATGTGCCAGTATGAGGAGTCATGCCTGATATCCTGTTAGAGTGCCagcatttaaacaaaacaaaacaattctagAGGCTTATTTAGCAgccctccttcttttttaaagtaaatgtaccctcaacatggggctgaaactcacaatcctgagattaagagtcaaaTGCCTTACTAGCTGAGCTAGCCAGTTGCCCCATTAGTGGCCCTCTTTCAAGATGATAAAGCAAGGTCAGCTCCTGTTACCTGCCCCTCCTTCACCCTTCCCTTCCTGCTCATAAAGAGAGTCTTGGCATTTGGCAGGAAGAGGAGTGAATCTGGAGGCTGGTAGGAGCAGAAGAAGCAGAGGGTTGCTGCTGGTGGTGattgcttgggggggggggggtgctaatCTCACCCATGTACTAAAAAGATCCAAGCTTCACTTGCAGACAAGCTTGCTGAAGCCAGCCACTCATCCCAGCCTTTCCAAATTCTGCCCATCCAATGGGCCTCCCAGGTACTAAGGcatctcttttttccattgttgGCTATTAcgacatattttttaattgatatatatgtttttattatgtgGTCTGTGTGTATGcttgtatatgcatgtgtgtgtgtgtgtgtgtgtgtgtgtgtgtaagggtgACAGTAAGAGTTACCATGCTTCAGGCTTCACTATCCTAGCCATTGCCCTCCATCTCAAGAATTCCAAACTCCTTTTCATCTGATGCTTCTGAATTAGAACTTTCTACTAAATTTAATCTTTTCAATAGAACTTCAAGCTTCCCTTTAAAATGgcttaaatatatcaaataatttcttttttttgaaagctcCTCACTCAAGGACATCTTTGACATTTCACATTTCCAGGAACATCTATCATATTTTACTAAAGGGATTCCAATGTCACACAAAAGTTATCAGCACATTGCCTCAATTCTAGTGGTGATATTGCAAATTATTACTGTGGGCAGCAGGTATAGTCTTAGTCTTACTCCAAGATTTTTATCAGTATAGATTGGTGGTGacctaaacatttcttttttctagatgtcttatatttttttagtctttaattAGACTGAGGTACTGGAGTGACTATTCCTTTTATAAGTGAATGTTCTCATTTCTACTGCTATTTATAATGCAAAGATAGATACTTCCTAATTATTTACTCTGGCCAGGagcattatttatttacagagcTGCTAATGTTTTATAACTCTTGTGAACTGGTCTACATCCATGGTTTTGCTATTGTTCTAAATTTTGCTTTCCATTTAATTGTAACTTTGAGCTAATACAGATACTGTTCATCTTTAGCTTTTCACTAGGGATTCAGGTCAAGAAGATAACAGACGTCTTGTTTGAACTCTGAAAACTGAAGTCCTCGAGGTGCCTTTAAGAACTGGATCCCTTCAAGGCTGAAACTGCTGTTTTCATCAGTGTGGTAAATCTAGATTAGACATTTTGTGATTTGTGATGTAGTTGTATACACTTACTGTGGAGCTGCTGAGACAATAAACATTAACGATGGCCCCTCTACACGATGATATACCTGCCAGAGGGGCCAGAGGAAGTGGCTTGGGGAGAGAACAGCTGTCAAGTCCTTGCCTTGCCTTTGCTTCTCATGAAAACATCAGCATACTCCAGAAGCATCCCTTTCCCCCAAAGATTAAGTGAGTCCCATCACCAGCAAGCCCAGACATACTCAGGTTTCTGGGGAGAGGATACTTGATGACTGGTGTACCTCAACAAGCTGGAGCCCCTGGCGCATCAGACGACCAGGGGAAGAGCTTGGTTCTCCCTTTCCAAAGGGAGTCAGATCGGTATAAACCAGAATATTCTTTCTAAATAGAGAAATGCTATTAGTCATGAAAATGATTTCACCCCTCATCTCAAgtctatgaataaatatgtgataataataataaagatggtGACAATGGCTCAATTCTTATTCATCTAGGGATCCACATTGCTTATTCACAAAGTTACATTCCAGTGGCAGAATTCAGCAGCCACAAGTATTACAAAGTGTTTACATTCTTTATTGTGACTCACTGAAGAGCATTAGAGG is drawn from Vulpes lagopus strain Blue_001 chromosome 8, ASM1834538v1, whole genome shotgun sequence and contains these coding sequences:
- the LOC121498019 gene encoding nuclear transport factor 2-like, giving the protein MGDKPVWEQTASSFIQHYYRLFDNDRTQLGAIYIDASCLTWEGQQFQGKAAIVKLSSLRFQKIQHSITAQDHQPTPDSCIISMVVGQLKADEDPIMGFRQMFLLKNISDAWVCTNDMFRLALHNFG